The following coding sequences lie in one Streptomyces xiamenensis genomic window:
- a CDS encoding phosphotransferase-like protein, translated as MQEPGQAIVLAGTSGAGKSSTVTELQNILPAPFLALGLDMFFGTLPHRWTSDGERSSEGFSYIRDTDHEGRTRLRIGYGPVGARMLAGMRQAVASLLREGNNVIVDEMPIDTTVLPAWRTVLAGHRVLWVRVKAPVAVLESREAERFPEKFRGLSRGHYDICDQEGFDLTLDSSELAPQERAQRIAAAVAAFPRTR; from the coding sequence ATGCAGGAACCTGGCCAGGCGATCGTGCTCGCGGGCACATCCGGCGCGGGCAAGAGCTCGACGGTCACGGAACTCCAGAACATCCTTCCAGCGCCTTTCCTTGCTCTGGGGCTCGATATGTTCTTCGGCACCCTCCCGCACCGCTGGACCAGTGATGGGGAGCGCAGTTCAGAGGGGTTCTCCTACATCCGAGACACCGACCACGAGGGCCGTACCCGGCTGAGGATCGGGTACGGGCCGGTGGGCGCGCGCATGCTGGCCGGCATGCGTCAAGCCGTTGCCTCGCTCCTGAGAGAAGGCAACAACGTCATCGTCGATGAGATGCCGATCGATACCACCGTCCTGCCCGCCTGGCGCACCGTGCTGGCGGGGCATCGTGTGCTGTGGGTGCGCGTGAAGGCTCCTGTGGCCGTCCTGGAGAGCCGAGAGGCGGAACGCTTTCCGGAGAAGTTCCGCGGCCTCAGCAGAGGTCACTACGACATCTGCGACCAAGAAGGCTTCGACCTCACACTCGATTCCTCCGAGCTGGCACCGCAGGAACGCGCCCAACGCATCGCCGCAGCGGTGGCAGCATTCCCCCGAACCCGCTGA
- a CDS encoding ABC transporter substrate-binding protein, protein MRVTSRGLLAALVLAPLLTGCFASGGNTSDAGGGADPAGRLRVALAVPPVQALSPYSNDATVLSKLSVTEGLTALDADGAAAPALAESWTQRDDTTWAFALREATFQDGTEVTAETVVNALDHAGAAEIKPRVLSDVTLTATAEDEDTVVITTASADPVLPLRLASPALGILSPAAYAEDGTVSPLGTGTGPFEITRLTGKTAATLDRFDAYWGGTAQAPGIDVTWIADGTARASALRAGDVDIAEWIPTAQAGLLDAQTRHEVPSVRSDSLVLNTGTGIFTDPALRAAAREAVDGPALVDSVFGGYADPAQGLFGPAVPWAAGHRVDVTGRATAATPDEVAEATGDRTLRLATYTNRAELPEAATVVQQQLERAGFTVRQDVREYTQMEADLLAGGYDALVFSRVTLLDTGDAVAYLASDYTSDGVYNIAALRDPAVDEAIAAAAQQGDPELRQRDIMRAEAEILRTDAVVPLVHEKVVQGIGAHVEGVLLDPRERSLIDVNTRLK, encoded by the coding sequence ATGCGCGTCACCTCCCGCGGACTCCTCGCGGCACTTGTGCTCGCCCCTTTGCTGACCGGCTGTTTCGCCTCGGGAGGGAACACCTCGGACGCGGGGGGCGGGGCCGACCCGGCGGGCCGGCTGCGGGTGGCTCTCGCGGTGCCGCCGGTGCAGGCACTGTCCCCGTACAGCAATGACGCCACCGTCCTGAGCAAGCTGTCGGTCACCGAAGGGCTGACGGCACTGGACGCGGACGGTGCCGCCGCGCCCGCGCTGGCCGAGTCCTGGACTCAGCGGGACGACACCACCTGGGCCTTCGCGCTGCGCGAGGCCACCTTCCAGGACGGCACCGAGGTCACCGCCGAGACCGTCGTCAACGCCCTCGACCACGCCGGCGCCGCCGAGATCAAGCCGCGCGTCCTCAGCGACGTCACCCTCACCGCCACGGCCGAGGACGAGGACACGGTCGTCATCACCACGGCGAGCGCGGACCCCGTGCTGCCGCTGCGGCTCGCCAGCCCGGCCCTGGGCATCCTCTCCCCTGCGGCGTACGCCGAGGACGGGACGGTCAGCCCGCTCGGCACCGGAACCGGCCCCTTCGAGATCACCCGGCTGACCGGCAAGACCGCGGCCACCCTGGACCGGTTCGACGCCTACTGGGGCGGTACCGCCCAGGCTCCCGGCATCGACGTCACCTGGATCGCCGACGGCACCGCCCGGGCGAGCGCCCTGCGCGCCGGGGACGTCGACATCGCCGAATGGATCCCCACCGCCCAGGCCGGCCTGCTCGATGCGCAGACCCGCCACGAGGTGCCGTCCGTCCGCTCCGACAGCCTGGTCCTGAACACCGGCACCGGCATCTTCACCGACCCCGCGCTGCGCGCCGCCGCCCGTGAGGCCGTGGACGGCCCCGCCCTCGTCGACTCCGTCTTCGGCGGGTACGCCGACCCCGCACAGGGCCTGTTCGGGCCCGCCGTCCCGTGGGCCGCCGGCCACCGGGTGGACGTCACCGGACGCGCCACGGCCGCGACCCCCGACGAGGTCGCGGAGGCGACCGGCGACCGCACCCTGCGGCTGGCCACGTACACCAACCGCGCCGAACTCCCCGAGGCCGCCACCGTCGTCCAGCAGCAGCTGGAGCGCGCCGGGTTCACCGTGCGGCAGGACGTACGCGAGTACACCCAGATGGAAGCCGACCTGCTCGCGGGCGGGTACGACGCCCTGGTCTTCTCCCGGGTGACGCTGCTCGACACCGGTGACGCCGTCGCCTACCTTGCCAGCGACTACACCAGCGACGGCGTCTACAACATCGCGGCCCTGCGGGACCCCGCGGTCGACGAGGCCATCGCCGCCGCCGCTCAGCAGGGCGACCCCGAGCTGCGGCAGCGCGACATCATGCGGGCCGAGGCGGAGATCCTGCGCACCGACGCCGTCGTCCCGCTCGTCCACGAGAAGGTCGTGCAGGGCATCGGCGCCCACGTCGAAGGGGTGCTCCTCGACCCGCGAGAGCGCTCCCTGATCGACGTCAACACCCGGCTGAAGTAA
- a CDS encoding ABC transporter permease subunit, whose product MRAVKGDFGRAPVRRGAAAGRLVAGALLLAAVSMLPWLSGTDPALTVLRARSADQDPTPEQLDTVREQLGLDSGPFAHLLQWLAGLARGDAGTSWVSGEPVLPQVTSAFAVSLTLMSGALVVTLVVAALISARTVRLGSRRRLHHRGAGTAAAVLAALPKFLLASLLALVGGVWLGWFPSSGWQGPQSMVLPAFALGLPSGAMIGGLLDQALPAAFNEPWARTCHSLGLAPRLVARRAVRRTLPGVLPQLLPTVVALVGGAVAVEKIFNIPGLGRLSLDSALAQDLPPLQTATLFLVLLGVLAGLLLQALRYALIGPALRGGALPALPARPLPRRRSQYLLVAACAVALCVVVGAGLLRDPLQVDTAARLLPPSWAHPLGTDALGRDLLARLGHGALRTTGVAVVVAAVCAVTGLLIGMATRWSAGLTEVMSTLPAVVAGLLTTALTGPSVWGAALAVCLVGWTPYAAQSAALVEQERASGHLLASVSLGAGAPHRLRRHYLPAVLPAVVRNAVLRLPTTVLVLASLGFLGLGEQPPTAEWGRLLSEGQPYLELAPWTVLAPAGALILLSVLAMSGSTSAGRVTDRHGGVRRIRPGDVPVRAGAGTRETVPAAREEGALADRFGTAG is encoded by the coding sequence ATGCGTGCTGTGAAGGGCGACTTTGGCCGGGCCCCCGTGCGCCGCGGCGCGGCGGCCGGGCGCCTGGTCGCCGGGGCCCTGCTGCTGGCGGCGGTCTCGATGCTGCCGTGGCTGTCCGGGACCGACCCCGCCCTGACCGTCCTGCGCGCCCGCTCCGCCGACCAGGACCCCACACCGGAGCAACTGGACACCGTACGCGAGCAGCTGGGCCTGGACTCCGGGCCGTTCGCGCATCTCCTCCAGTGGCTGGCCGGGCTGGCGCGCGGCGACGCGGGGACCTCCTGGGTGTCGGGCGAACCCGTCCTGCCCCAGGTCACCAGCGCCTTCGCCGTTTCCCTGACGCTGATGTCCGGCGCCCTGGTGGTCACCCTCGTGGTGGCCGCGCTGATCAGCGCCCGTACGGTGCGGCTCGGCTCCCGGCGGCGGCTCCACCACCGCGGCGCCGGCACGGCCGCGGCCGTCCTCGCCGCCCTGCCCAAGTTCCTGCTCGCCTCGCTGCTCGCGCTGGTGGGCGGTGTCTGGCTGGGCTGGTTCCCCTCCAGCGGCTGGCAGGGCCCGCAGTCGATGGTGCTGCCCGCGTTCGCGCTCGGGCTGCCGTCCGGGGCGATGATCGGGGGCCTGCTCGACCAGGCGCTGCCCGCCGCGTTCAACGAGCCCTGGGCCAGGACCTGCCATTCCCTGGGGCTCGCGCCCCGGCTGGTCGCCCGGCGCGCGGTACGCCGGACGCTGCCCGGCGTCCTCCCCCAGCTGCTGCCGACCGTGGTGGCCCTGGTCGGTGGCGCCGTCGCGGTGGAGAAGATCTTCAACATCCCGGGTCTGGGCCGGCTCTCGCTCGACTCCGCGCTGGCCCAGGACCTGCCGCCGCTGCAGACCGCGACGCTCTTCCTCGTCCTGCTCGGCGTCCTCGCCGGCCTGCTGCTCCAGGCACTGCGGTACGCGCTCATCGGCCCCGCCCTGAGGGGCGGTGCCCTGCCCGCTCTGCCCGCGCGCCCGCTGCCCCGGCGGCGCTCGCAGTACCTTCTCGTTGCGGCGTGCGCCGTCGCGCTGTGCGTGGTGGTCGGGGCGGGACTGCTGCGCGATCCCCTCCAGGTCGACACGGCCGCCCGGCTCCTGCCGCCCTCCTGGGCGCACCCGCTGGGCACGGACGCGCTCGGCCGTGACCTGCTGGCGCGCCTGGGCCACGGGGCCCTGCGGACGACGGGGGTGGCGGTCGTGGTGGCGGCGGTCTGCGCCGTCACCGGGCTGCTCATCGGCATGGCGACCCGCTGGAGCGCGGGTCTGACCGAGGTGATGTCCACGCTGCCGGCCGTGGTCGCCGGACTGCTGACGACGGCGCTGACCGGCCCCTCGGTCTGGGGCGCGGCGCTGGCGGTGTGCCTGGTCGGCTGGACCCCGTACGCGGCCCAGAGCGCGGCACTGGTGGAACAGGAACGGGCGAGCGGTCATCTGCTCGCCTCGGTCTCGCTCGGCGCCGGGGCCCCGCATCGGCTGCGCCGCCACTACCTGCCGGCGGTGCTGCCCGCCGTCGTGCGCAACGCCGTGCTGCGGCTGCCCACCACGGTCCTCGTGCTGGCCTCCCTCGGCTTCCTGGGGCTGGGTGAACAGCCGCCCACCGCCGAGTGGGGCCGGCTGCTCTCCGAGGGCCAGCCCTATCTGGAACTGGCCCCGTGGACCGTGCTCGCACCGGCCGGCGCGCTCATTCTCCTGTCCGTGCTCGCCATGTCGGGAAGCACCTCGGCGGGGCGGGTGACCGACCGGCACGGGGGCGTACGCCGGATCCGGCCCGGGGATGTCCCCGTGCGCGCCGGAGCCGGAACCCGGGAGACCGTGCCGGCGGCGCGCGAAGAGGGCGCCCTTGCGGACCGGTTCGGCACCGCCGGTTGA
- a CDS encoding amidohydrolase family protein encodes MALTAITNAQIFDGEKTVGAPTVVIDGGKITRIGGDAPRDSEIVDGSGATLLPGLIDAHVHSAPGSLALALRFGVTTELEMQGMNTRENRGLITDDDTLADVRSSGFAITPPGGHPSELMPEGFRPKWDLPPVMPLMPFSVTPREAAAFIPQLLARGSDFIKFMIDDGSVEGHPGLPSLDQATVNAGVAEAKKYGALTVAHALTLGATRMAVEAGIDGVTHVFMDQPHTDEIIRLIKDAGMFVIPCITLNASMMGHTGSQLADDPRVAARLDSTWDRTLRSSYNRFPQGRLDDVYDTVRALDAADIDVLAGTDVSMPETFFGGLAHGASLHHELQYLVAAGLTPSRALRAATATTARRFRLSDRGRVAEGLRADLLLVDGDPTSDISDTLNTRAIWRRGTRLSA; translated from the coding sequence ATGGCTCTCACAGCGATCACCAACGCGCAGATCTTCGACGGGGAGAAGACGGTGGGCGCGCCGACCGTGGTCATCGACGGGGGGAAGATCACCCGCATCGGCGGCGATGCCCCTCGGGACAGCGAGATCGTTGACGGCAGCGGCGCCACACTGTTGCCGGGACTCATCGACGCCCACGTTCATTCCGCCCCGGGCTCCCTGGCGCTCGCCCTGCGCTTCGGGGTGACGACCGAGCTGGAGATGCAGGGGATGAACACACGCGAGAACCGAGGGCTCATCACCGACGACGACACCTTGGCCGACGTGCGCTCATCCGGCTTCGCCATCACGCCTCCCGGAGGACATCCCAGCGAGCTCATGCCTGAGGGCTTCCGGCCCAAATGGGATCTCCCCCCGGTGATGCCCCTGATGCCCTTCTCCGTCACTCCCCGGGAAGCGGCCGCCTTCATCCCCCAACTCCTCGCGCGAGGATCGGACTTCATCAAGTTCATGATCGACGACGGCAGCGTGGAGGGACACCCCGGGCTGCCCTCGCTCGACCAGGCAACCGTGAACGCGGGCGTGGCCGAGGCCAAGAAGTACGGCGCCCTGACCGTCGCCCACGCGCTGACCCTTGGGGCCACCAGGATGGCCGTCGAAGCCGGCATCGACGGCGTTACCCACGTCTTCATGGACCAGCCGCACACCGACGAGATCATCCGCCTCATCAAGGACGCGGGAATGTTCGTCATTCCCTGCATCACTCTCAACGCCTCGATGATGGGACACACCGGCAGCCAACTCGCCGACGACCCCCGCGTCGCCGCGCGCCTCGACAGCACATGGGACCGAACCCTGCGCTCCAGCTACAACCGTTTCCCGCAGGGCAGGCTCGACGACGTGTACGACACCGTGCGCGCCCTGGACGCGGCGGACATCGACGTCTTGGCCGGCACCGACGTCTCCATGCCGGAGACGTTCTTCGGGGGCCTGGCGCACGGAGCCAGCCTGCACCACGAACTGCAATACCTGGTCGCGGCCGGGCTCACACCCTCACGGGCACTGCGCGCGGCCACGGCGACCACGGCCCGCCGTTTCCGACTCAGCGACCGGGGGCGCGTCGCCGAAGGGCTCCGCGCCGACCTTCTCCTGGTGGACGGCGATCCGACCAGTGACATCAGCGACACCCTCAACACCCGTGCCATCTGGCGCCGCGGCACCCGCCTGTCGGCATGA
- a CDS encoding MarR family winged helix-turn-helix transcriptional regulator yields MSSASSSERSSDDVALDQIGPALSRLRRRAPASNKDLSRNLVLNVIADAPGETTVGGLAAEMGVAQPVASRTVAACIEEGLLRRTASPSDGRRTVLELTEHGEAERSRFAAEQRKAFEEITVAWSPQERIQFARLLKRYGADAGAWSRKQAPSGD; encoded by the coding sequence ATGAGCAGCGCGTCTTCCTCAGAGCGGTCTTCCGACGACGTGGCGCTGGACCAGATCGGCCCGGCCCTGTCACGTCTGCGACGACGCGCGCCGGCATCGAACAAGGACCTCTCCCGCAATCTCGTACTCAATGTGATCGCCGACGCACCGGGCGAGACGACCGTAGGTGGCCTCGCAGCCGAGATGGGGGTCGCTCAGCCGGTTGCCAGTCGGACCGTCGCCGCCTGCATCGAAGAAGGGCTGCTGCGCCGGACGGCGTCCCCATCGGACGGACGCCGCACCGTACTCGAACTCACTGAGCACGGCGAGGCCGAACGCAGTCGCTTCGCCGCCGAACAGCGAAAAGCGTTCGAGGAGATCACCGTCGCCTGGTCGCCGCAGGAGCGGATCCAGTTCGCTCGGCTCCTGAAACGTTACGGAGCCGATGCCGGCGCCTGGTCCAGAAAACAGGCCCCGAGCGGCGACTGA
- a CDS encoding glycoside hydrolase family 68 protein, with product MTDVRTTRWTRADLDRLADDPATTAPPIGDAPTRVLADRDVWDLWPVQEEDGSPTVLNGRELWMTLSAPASGHPELRHDMARLWLLARTGDNWTDLGPVFPDGASPGSREWSGCAVRRPDGTVSVFYTATGTRGEARPTFHQRVMEARPALITTDGTVRLSPEAEHRVVLRSDGHAYLPADEVDGGPGRIKAFRDPAWFRDPADGSEYLLVAASVPWGDRFMGAVALARWTDGAWRLLAPLVVAEGVNHEIERPHVVVHDSRYYLFFCTSRQAFHPPGAPTGLYGFVADALTGPYEPLNGSGLVLRNPPAQPDQAYAWWVLDDLRVVGFTNYLRGDGADPRHLPAAEARASFGGTAAPVLRLGLHGSTTHLTP from the coding sequence GTGACCGATGTCCGCACCACGCGGTGGACCCGGGCCGACCTCGACCGGCTCGCCGACGACCCCGCGACCACCGCCCCCCCGATCGGCGATGCTCCCACCCGGGTGCTGGCGGACCGGGACGTGTGGGACCTGTGGCCGGTGCAGGAGGAGGACGGCTCACCGACCGTCCTGAACGGCCGGGAACTGTGGATGACGCTGTCCGCCCCCGCGTCGGGCCACCCGGAACTGCGCCACGACATGGCCCGTCTGTGGCTGCTCGCCCGGACGGGCGACAACTGGACGGACCTGGGCCCGGTCTTCCCCGACGGGGCCTCCCCGGGCAGCCGTGAGTGGTCCGGGTGCGCGGTGCGGCGCCCCGACGGCACGGTGTCGGTCTTCTACACCGCGACCGGAACGCGCGGGGAGGCACGCCCCACCTTTCACCAGCGGGTCATGGAGGCCCGCCCGGCCCTGATCACCACGGACGGTACGGTGCGGCTGTCCCCCGAGGCGGAGCACCGCGTCGTCCTGCGCTCCGACGGCCACGCCTATCTGCCCGCCGACGAGGTGGACGGGGGGCCGGGGCGGATCAAGGCGTTCCGCGACCCCGCCTGGTTCCGGGACCCGGCGGACGGATCGGAGTACCTGCTCGTGGCCGCCAGTGTCCCCTGGGGCGACCGCTTCATGGGGGCCGTCGCCCTGGCCCGGTGGACGGACGGCGCCTGGCGCCTGCTCGCGCCGCTGGTCGTGGCCGAGGGCGTCAACCACGAGATCGAACGGCCCCACGTCGTCGTCCACGACTCGCGCTACTACCTGTTCTTCTGCACCAGCCGGCAGGCGTTCCACCCGCCGGGCGCTCCCACCGGGCTGTACGGTTTCGTCGCCGACGCGCTGACCGGGCCGTACGAGCCGCTCAACGGCTCCGGGCTGGTCCTGCGCAACCCGCCGGCGCAACCGGACCAGGCCTATGCCTGGTGGGTTCTCGATGACCTGCGGGTGGTGGGCTTCACCAACTACCTGCGCGGCGACGGCGCCGATCCCCGGCATCTGCCGGCCGCCGAGGCACGCGCGTCCTTCGGCGGTACCGCCGCACCGGTCCTCCGGCTCGGTCTCCATGGGTCGACCACGCACCTCACCCCCTGA
- a CDS encoding tyrosine-type recombinase/integrase — MARLFTGPRVGRITTAVLRDATHWDGVVVALGYEHLRRHDLRHTGLTWMADAGVKVHVLRLIAGHGSLVTTQRYLHPDRRAIGEAGMALAAHLDRGREVPGPKVVPEERPQRHLRVVR; from the coding sequence ATGGCCCGCCTGTTCACCGGCCCCAGGGTCGGGAGGATCACCACCGCCGTCCTGCGGGACGCCACGCACTGGGACGGGGTCGTCGTCGCTCTCGGATACGAACATCTGCGCCGTCACGACCTGCGGCACACCGGGCTGACGTGGATGGCGGACGCCGGGGTCAAGGTGCACGTGCTGCGGCTGATCGCCGGACACGGATCGCTGGTCACCACGCAGCGGTATCTGCATCCCGACCGCCGGGCCATCGGGGAGGCCGGAATGGCCCTGGCAGCCCATCTCGACCGGGGCCGGGAGGTGCCTGGTCCCAAAGTGGTCCCAGAGGAGAGGCCCCAGCGGCATCTGCGCGTCGTCCGGTGA
- a CDS encoding NUDIX hydrolase, which translates to MHYRNPEGRPRIGWFFATAHWRGEPVNAEPTKCAGIGWHHLRQLPHHTVPYNATGIAHYLTGDTFSVHGW; encoded by the coding sequence ATGCACTACCGCAACCCCGAAGGCCGGCCCCGCATCGGATGGTTCTTCGCCACCGCCCACTGGCGCGGCGAACCAGTCAACGCCGAGCCCACCAAGTGCGCCGGCATCGGATGGCACCACCTCCGCCAACTCCCGCATCACACCGTGCCGTACAACGCCACGGGGATCGCCCACTACCTCACAGGCGACACCTTCTCCGTCCATGGCTGGTAA
- a CDS encoding FAD-dependent monooxygenase: MSEQTEVVVVGAGQAGVAMSEHLRAGGVPHTVLERHRIAERWRSERWDSLVANGPAWHDRFPGLEFSAVAPEGFAAKEQVADYFVAYGRPPTQRRPRVRTRTGSCGDSGDKAGNSVSLQKRGWVHRPSRGRCPVRDTRVGPASPIPSVHSTRASTAAPRRSPRRPRPTRSARLCATPMQGAPARLGPLWDHTSRTAQPRSTSRIRHLVSAGQSDLRKCPLP, translated from the coding sequence TTGAGCGAACAGACCGAAGTAGTCGTCGTCGGTGCGGGCCAGGCCGGCGTCGCGATGAGCGAGCACCTGAGGGCGGGCGGTGTGCCGCACACCGTGCTGGAGCGCCATCGCATCGCCGAGCGCTGGCGCTCGGAGCGATGGGACTCCCTGGTCGCGAACGGCCCCGCGTGGCACGACCGATTCCCAGGGTTGGAGTTCTCCGCTGTGGCACCCGAGGGCTTCGCCGCGAAGGAGCAGGTCGCGGACTACTTCGTCGCGTACGGGCGCCCTCCCACCCAGCGGCGTCCGCGCGTCAGGACGCGAACAGGCTCCTGCGGCGATAGCGGAGACAAGGCAGGGAATTCCGTTTCACTGCAGAAGCGTGGGTGGGTGCATCGGCCCTCCAGAGGTCGTTGCCCCGTACGTGACACCCGCGTCGGTCCGGCCAGCCCCATTCCGTCAGTTCACTCAACCCGTGCAAGCACAGCCGCGCCCCGCAGGTCCCCTCGGCGCCCGCGTCCGACCAGGTCGGCACGCTTGTGCGCCACTCCGATGCAGGGCGCCCCCGCAAGGCTGGGACCACTTTGGGACCACACGTCGCGCACAGCCCAGCCCCGAAGCACCTCCCGCATACGTCATCTCGTTTCCGCCGGTCAGTCTGACCTGCGGAAATGCCCACTCCCATGA
- a CDS encoding carbohydrate ABC transporter permease codes for MIVGKREAWTGRLFLVALMVVTIVPFISLFVTALHPSGSYPSGLQWPDDPQWGNFVRAFEAAHMGDLLWSSTLIVLGVVPISLVLGTMAGFALGHLRMAGGPLLFLLFVLGLTLPFEGIITPLYYLVRDLGFLNTRWAIILPLIGLYMPFAVYWMRAHFVNVPTELSEAAQLDGASVWQVFWRIHVPLAAPAISSLAILLFLWTWNQFLLAIVLVDDPRQRTMAGALGAFQGQWGTDIPLLCAGSLLILAPTLTVFLIFQRRFVSALLQGSVKG; via the coding sequence ATGATCGTCGGCAAACGTGAAGCGTGGACGGGGCGCCTGTTCCTCGTCGCCCTGATGGTCGTCACGATCGTGCCGTTCATCAGCCTGTTCGTCACCGCCCTGCATCCGTCGGGGAGTTACCCCTCCGGCCTGCAGTGGCCGGATGATCCGCAGTGGGGGAACTTCGTCCGCGCCTTCGAGGCCGCCCACATGGGCGACCTGTTGTGGTCGAGCACGCTCATCGTGCTGGGCGTGGTGCCCATTTCGCTGGTCCTCGGCACCATGGCCGGGTTCGCGCTCGGCCATCTGCGGATGGCCGGCGGCCCGCTGCTCTTCCTGCTGTTCGTTCTCGGCCTGACGCTGCCGTTCGAAGGCATCATCACCCCGCTGTACTACCTGGTGCGCGACCTGGGGTTCCTCAACACCCGGTGGGCCATCATCCTGCCGCTCATCGGCCTGTACATGCCGTTCGCCGTCTACTGGATGCGCGCGCACTTCGTCAATGTGCCCACGGAACTCTCCGAGGCGGCCCAGCTCGACGGCGCGAGCGTCTGGCAGGTGTTCTGGCGGATCCATGTCCCGCTGGCCGCCCCGGCCATCTCCTCGCTCGCGATCCTGCTCTTCCTGTGGACGTGGAACCAGTTCCTGCTCGCGATCGTGCTCGTCGACGATCCACGGCAGCGCACCATGGCCGGTGCTCTCGGCGCCTTCCAGGGGCAGTGGGGAACGGACATCCCCCTGCTGTGCGCCGGTTCGCTGCTGATCCTGGCGCCCACCCTGACCGTCTTCCTCATCTTCCAGCGCCGTTTCGTCTCCGCCCTGCTCCAGGGCTCAGTGAAGGGCTGA
- a CDS encoding carbohydrate ABC transporter permease yields the protein MNSPTTEPAVGRAGAASRRTGGRPPRLRGGARPAGLSTRWWVSWLFAAPALAVYAVFVLWPMLLTFQYSLYEWNGIGASTWVGLDNYHRVFRDPELFNTILNAFRLIVFFSVVPVLLGLAIAATIRRIAASRLALVARTVVFIPQVIPLVAVGITWTWLLSSNGLVNQVLSAIGLGGTTRAWLGDLSTALPAVGVMGAWVMLGLCTLLLLAGMSKIDPALYEAARLDGAGPVREFFSVTVPSLRQEIGVCVTVTVISALASFDIIYISTQGGPGNATMVPGLEIFYQAFSDRQIGVASALAVVLMVLVLLCVLPVQRLTRERP from the coding sequence GTGAACTCTCCGACGACGGAGCCGGCGGTCGGCAGGGCCGGCGCCGCGTCCCGCAGGACCGGGGGGCGTCCGCCCCGGCTGCGGGGCGGCGCCCGGCCCGCCGGCCTCTCCACCCGGTGGTGGGTCAGCTGGCTGTTCGCCGCCCCTGCCCTGGCGGTCTACGCCGTGTTCGTCCTGTGGCCGATGCTCCTCACCTTCCAGTACTCGCTCTACGAGTGGAACGGCATCGGCGCCTCGACCTGGGTGGGACTCGACAACTACCACCGGGTGTTCCGCGATCCCGAACTGTTCAACACGATCCTCAACGCCTTCCGGCTCATCGTGTTCTTCAGCGTGGTCCCCGTGCTGCTCGGTCTGGCGATCGCCGCGACCATCCGGCGCATCGCCGCCAGCCGGCTCGCCCTGGTGGCCAGAACGGTCGTGTTCATCCCCCAGGTCATCCCCCTGGTGGCGGTCGGCATCACCTGGACCTGGCTGCTGTCCTCCAACGGCCTGGTCAATCAGGTGCTGTCGGCCATCGGTCTCGGCGGGACCACCCGTGCCTGGCTCGGTGATCTGTCCACGGCGCTGCCCGCCGTCGGTGTGATGGGCGCCTGGGTGATGCTCGGCCTGTGCACGCTGCTGCTACTGGCGGGCATGAGCAAGATCGATCCCGCCCTCTACGAGGCGGCCCGGCTGGACGGCGCGGGCCCGGTACGGGAGTTCTTCTCCGTCACCGTGCCCAGCCTGCGGCAGGAGATCGGCGTCTGCGTCACCGTGACCGTCATCTCCGCGCTGGCCAGCTTCGACATCATCTACATCTCCACCCAGGGCGGCCCGGGCAACGCCACCATGGTGCCCGGCCTGGAGATCTTCTACCAGGCCTTCTCCGACCGGCAGATCGGGGTGGCGTCCGCGCTGGCGGTGGTCCTCATGGTGCTGGTGCTCCTGTGCGTCCTGCCCGTCCAGCGGCTCACCAGGGAGCGGCCATGA